The following proteins are encoded in a genomic region of Sorangiineae bacterium MSr12523:
- a CDS encoding cyclic peptide export ABC transporter, whose amino-acid sequence MPSHDEMSHPPPPEASLGREVLRLLRPFGLLATFSSITGVLSGLGMAWLIATLNASLHPEKGKLGSILLAFAALCILVLAGETIAAVGNSFVGQRVIANLRKEVVARIVCAPIAAIQQYRAPRLLSTLGHDVDTISAFSFNASGLLVAVAITLGCLAYLAFLSPGLFLVALVAIAVGLAGNLVAGRIWLKAYAGVRDAQDDLQKGYVAITEGAKELRMNRRRRARVHGIQLRGSVDRIRDLKMTAMRAFWASRACSAILFFAGIGAIVALGDRYGVDAGTVSGFALVLLYIKGPIEQVVIQLPSVGQAQISLKRVAELSAAFQTPELTLADTTDVAPTADALQSIELRGARYRFSADANAFELGPVDFTLHQGETLFITGENGCGKTTLLMVLLGLYEPTAGELLLDGAPVEPHARDAYRQLFSPVFFDYVLFQDLITRDDSDADLARDYLERLEIGHKVSIEDGAFSTIDLSAGQRKRLALVQAYLENRPILVFDEWAAEQDPTFRRVFYTEILPDLKRQGKTLVVISHDDRYFHVADRRITLRSGRIVEDVRPALPWAGVGS is encoded by the coding sequence ATGCCTTCCCACGACGAAATGTCCCACCCCCCGCCGCCCGAGGCGAGCCTCGGCCGCGAGGTTCTGCGGCTGCTTCGCCCCTTCGGGCTGCTCGCCACCTTCTCCTCCATCACGGGCGTGCTCTCCGGCTTGGGCATGGCGTGGCTCATCGCCACCCTCAACGCCTCGCTGCATCCCGAAAAGGGAAAGCTCGGCTCCATCCTGCTCGCCTTCGCCGCCCTCTGCATCCTCGTGTTGGCCGGCGAAACCATTGCCGCCGTGGGCAACAGCTTCGTCGGCCAGCGCGTCATCGCCAACCTCCGCAAGGAGGTCGTCGCCCGCATCGTGTGCGCGCCCATTGCGGCCATTCAGCAATACCGCGCCCCGCGCCTGCTCTCCACGCTCGGGCACGACGTCGACACCATCAGCGCGTTCTCCTTCAATGCATCCGGTTTGCTCGTCGCCGTGGCCATCACCCTCGGCTGCCTCGCGTACCTGGCCTTCCTCAGCCCGGGCCTCTTCCTCGTTGCGCTCGTGGCCATCGCCGTCGGGCTCGCGGGCAACCTCGTCGCGGGGCGCATTTGGCTGAAGGCCTACGCCGGCGTGCGCGATGCCCAGGACGATCTGCAAAAGGGCTACGTCGCCATCACCGAGGGGGCCAAAGAGCTGCGCATGAACCGCCGCCGCCGCGCCCGCGTGCACGGCATCCAACTCCGCGGATCGGTCGATCGCATCCGCGATCTCAAGATGACCGCCATGCGCGCCTTCTGGGCCTCGCGCGCCTGTTCGGCCATTCTCTTCTTCGCGGGCATCGGTGCCATCGTGGCCCTCGGCGATCGGTACGGCGTCGATGCCGGCACCGTCAGCGGCTTCGCTCTCGTTCTTCTCTACATCAAAGGCCCCATCGAACAGGTCGTCATCCAGCTCCCCTCGGTGGGCCAGGCCCAAATCTCCCTCAAGCGCGTCGCCGAGCTTTCCGCCGCCTTCCAAACCCCCGAGCTCACCCTCGCCGACACCACCGACGTCGCCCCCACCGCCGACGCCCTGCAATCCATCGAGCTGCGCGGCGCGCGCTACCGCTTCTCCGCCGATGCGAACGCCTTCGAGCTCGGCCCCGTCGACTTCACGCTGCACCAAGGCGAGACCCTCTTCATCACCGGGGAGAACGGCTGCGGCAAGACCACCTTGCTCATGGTCCTTCTTGGCTTGTACGAGCCCACCGCGGGTGAACTGCTCCTCGATGGCGCACCCGTCGAGCCCCACGCGCGCGACGCCTACCGGCAGCTCTTCTCGCCCGTCTTCTTCGATTATGTCCTCTTTCAGGACCTCATCACCCGCGACGACTCGGATGCCGACTTGGCCCGCGACTACCTGGAGCGGCTCGAGATTGGCCACAAGGTCAGCATCGAGGATGGCGCGTTTTCGACCATCGACCTCTCGGCAGGACAACGGAAGCGCCTCGCCCTGGTGCAGGCGTACCTGGAGAATCGCCCCATCCTTGTCTTCGACGAGTGGGCCGCCGAGCAGGATCCCACCTTCCGGCGTGTGTTCTACACGGAAATTCTTCCCGACCTGAAACGCCAGGGAAAGACCCTCGT